A region of Candidatus Desulfarcum epimagneticum DNA encodes the following proteins:
- the yqxC gene encoding putative rRNA methyltransferase YqxC (Evidence 3 : Putative function from multiple computational evidences), which produces MKKRLDLLILEKGLAGTRRRAQSLIMAGKVRVNDRPADKPGASVDAGASIVVKEKDFPYVGRGGVKLEKALKHFKMDVSEAVCLDVGASTGGFTDCLLQNGASRVFAVDVGYGQLAWKLRQDPRVVVIERTNIRHMAPDALPSPADLAVIDVSFISLKIVVPAALKFLKDEGRIIALIKPQFEAGRKNVGKGGVVRDPAVHDQVIQDLLDFFKEKNLSCLPVTDSPILGPKGNKEFLALMKKPG; this is translated from the coding sequence ATGAAAAAACGCCTGGACCTGCTCATCCTGGAAAAAGGTCTGGCCGGGACCCGGCGGCGGGCCCAGTCCCTGATCATGGCCGGGAAAGTTCGGGTCAACGACCGCCCGGCGGATAAACCCGGGGCGTCTGTGGACGCCGGCGCGTCTATTGTCGTCAAAGAGAAGGATTTTCCATACGTGGGCCGCGGGGGCGTCAAACTCGAAAAGGCCCTGAAACATTTCAAAATGGACGTTTCGGAGGCCGTGTGCCTGGATGTGGGCGCCTCCACCGGGGGGTTCACCGACTGTCTGCTTCAAAACGGCGCGTCGCGGGTGTTCGCGGTGGATGTGGGCTATGGACAGCTCGCCTGGAAACTGAGACAGGATCCCCGGGTCGTGGTGATTGAGCGGACCAATATCCGCCACATGGCCCCGGACGCCCTCCCCTCCCCCGCGGACCTGGCTGTGATTGACGTGTCTTTTATTTCCCTTAAAATCGTGGTTCCGGCGGCGCTGAAATTCCTGAAGGATGAAGGCCGGATCATCGCTTTGATCAAACCCCAGTTTGAGGCGGGAAGGAAAAATGTGGGCAAAGGCGGGGTGGTGAGAGACCCGGCCGTCCATGACCAAGTGATACAAGATCTTCTTGATTTTTTTAAAGAAAAAAACCTTTCATGCCTGCCCGTGACGGATTCCCCGATACTCGGCCCCAAGGGGAACAAAGAATTTTTGGCGCTCATGAAAAAGCCCGGATGA
- the ispA gene encoding geranyltranstransferase (Evidence 2a : Function from experimental evidences in other organisms; Product type e : enzyme) yields the protein MTPRIDLAFDLDAYIDKNKKVIDKRLILILKEISGPGLARSAMEHSVTAGGKRLRPILCVAAFEAVAEENVPDLLGRHPALLDTACAIEMIHTYSLVHDDLPAMDDDDLRRGKPSCHAAFGEAAAILAGDALLTHAFEVLSSANGAPGEIRLEIIRLMARAAGSRGMIQGQILDIQGESRTLSLDETERVHRLKTGAMIEAAVGCGALLGGGSAGERARLRRYASKIGLAFQVTDDILNVTGDPCEMGKPAGSDEKRNKSAYPSLMGIEKAKDLSRRLVDDALGAIRDFDARSDPLRAVARRVIERNK from the coding sequence ATGACTCCCAGGATTGATTTGGCCTTTGATTTAGACGCTTATATCGATAAAAATAAAAAAGTTATCGATAAAAGACTCATTTTGATCCTTAAGGAAATTTCCGGACCGGGGCTGGCGCGCTCGGCCATGGAGCACTCTGTGACGGCCGGGGGAAAGCGACTCCGGCCCATTTTATGCGTCGCCGCCTTTGAGGCGGTGGCCGAAGAAAACGTTCCGGACCTCCTTGGGCGTCATCCGGCCCTTCTGGACACGGCGTGCGCCATTGAAATGATCCACACCTATTCCCTGGTTCATGACGACCTCCCGGCCATGGACGATGATGATTTGAGAAGGGGAAAGCCGTCGTGCCACGCGGCATTCGGCGAGGCCGCGGCCATCCTGGCCGGGGACGCGCTTTTGACCCATGCCTTCGAGGTCCTGTCTTCGGCGAACGGCGCCCCGGGGGAGATTCGCCTGGAGATCATTCGCCTCATGGCCCGGGCCGCCGGCTCAAGGGGGATGATCCAGGGCCAGATTCTGGACATCCAGGGGGAGAGCCGAACCCTTTCCCTGGATGAGACAGAGCGCGTTCACCGCCTGAAAACCGGCGCCATGATCGAGGCGGCGGTGGGCTGCGGCGCCCTGCTTGGGGGGGGGAGCGCCGGTGAGCGGGCGCGTTTGAGACGTTACGCGTCAAAAATCGGGCTTGCCTTTCAGGTGACGGATGATATACTGAATGTGACGGGGGACCCCTGTGAAATGGGCAAACCTGCCGGATCCGATGAAAAACGGAACAAAAGCGCCTACCCGTCTTTGATGGGAATTGAAAAAGCCAAAGACCTCTCCCGCCGTCTGGTGGACGACGCGCTTGGGGCGATTCGCGATTTTGACGCCCGATCAGACCCTTTGAGGGCGGTGGCCCGGCGCGTCATTGAACGAAACAAATGA
- a CDS encoding conserved hypothetical protein (Evidence 4 : Unknown function but conserved in other organisms) has translation MVQNSGRICRKNAADGGKKNMQTKMVFQKTQAVAFLSDMAPFSFIPENVLEDMAGKIKPAHFPAGAFILRQGKSSVRHLYIILKGSIEIYYEKDNEKTLRGFLGEKDTYGGISMLLNNEISVRTLEAREDSFFYLLPRDVFLKTCGDHKEFSEYFTSAFGRRMLDRSYSNMMIKSAGTLDDSLQFFNRPVSDFFTPHVVSCDMGRSIRETAVEMTRQKSGVVLVKNAGGEYVGIVTDNDLRSRVIAKGHDIDRPIHEIMSPSVRAVPATALVFEALIKMMKRNIKRLAVTDHKDRVCGVVTNQNLLAAQTESPLMLMRQINEADDIRLIFDKHARLPGMISSLIKSGAEPENINRLITTLSDAILEKCIQFAIDELGEPPARFVFMIMGSEGRKEQTLKTDQDNAIIYEDVPRESEERVRDYFLTLGEKVCGWLDQAGYDFCPGGIMAQNPKWNAPMSTWKEYFSKWIYTAKPEALLLASIFFDFRSGYGDADLIAELRKFLFHSLKGWAGFFRHLTENALHFKPPLGFFRNFVVESKGEHRNKFDIKGAMMPIVDFARVYALKNGIEETNTLGRLEELFKKKVLSRHDYNEISKSYRFLMRLRFVTQIKTIMDEGKKPHNYINPKEISRIEQTMLKEIFKRIVQCQSTLGMDFMGTNMI, from the coding sequence TTGGTTCAAAATAGCGGGAGAATATGCCGAAAAAACGCGGCGGATGGGGGTAAAAAAAACATGCAAACCAAGATGGTCTTTCAAAAAACCCAGGCGGTGGCCTTTTTATCCGATATGGCGCCTTTTTCTTTTATTCCCGAAAACGTCCTGGAGGACATGGCGGGAAAAATCAAACCGGCGCATTTCCCGGCGGGCGCCTTTATTTTGCGACAGGGAAAATCCAGTGTCCGCCACCTGTATATTATCTTAAAAGGGTCCATTGAAATTTATTATGAAAAGGACAACGAAAAGACCCTGAGGGGGTTTCTGGGCGAAAAAGACACCTATGGCGGAATCTCCATGCTGCTGAACAACGAGATTTCCGTGCGCACCCTGGAGGCCCGGGAAGATTCTTTTTTCTACCTGCTTCCCCGGGATGTCTTTTTAAAAACCTGCGGGGATCATAAAGAATTTTCAGAATATTTCACCAGCGCCTTCGGAAGAAGAATGCTGGACCGCTCCTACTCGAACATGATGATCAAATCCGCCGGGACCCTGGATGACTCGCTTCAGTTTTTCAACCGTCCCGTCTCGGATTTTTTCACGCCCCATGTGGTGTCCTGCGACATGGGCCGCTCCATACGCGAGACCGCCGTTGAGATGACCCGCCAAAAGAGCGGGGTGGTCCTGGTGAAAAACGCCGGGGGGGAATACGTGGGCATTGTCACGGACAATGACCTCCGCTCCAGGGTCATCGCCAAAGGGCACGACATCGACCGCCCCATTCATGAGATCATGTCCCCATCCGTGCGCGCCGTGCCGGCCACCGCGCTGGTGTTTGAGGCCCTGATCAAAATGATGAAGCGAAACATCAAGCGCCTGGCGGTGACGGATCACAAAGACCGGGTCTGCGGCGTGGTCACCAACCAGAATCTTCTGGCGGCCCAGACCGAATCGCCCCTTATGCTCATGCGGCAGATCAATGAGGCCGATGACATCCGCCTCATATTCGATAAGCACGCCCGTCTTCCCGGGATGATCAGCAGCCTGATTAAAAGCGGCGCCGAGCCTGAAAACATCAACCGGCTCATCACCACCCTGTCCGACGCCATTTTGGAAAAATGCATCCAGTTCGCCATAGACGAGCTGGGAGAGCCCCCCGCGAGATTCGTTTTTATGATCATGGGCAGCGAGGGGAGAAAAGAGCAGACCCTTAAAACCGACCAGGACAACGCCATTATTTACGAAGATGTGCCCAGGGAGTCCGAAGAAAGGGTCCGGGACTACTTTTTAACACTGGGGGAAAAGGTGTGCGGATGGCTGGATCAGGCCGGCTATGACTTCTGCCCCGGGGGCATCATGGCCCAAAACCCCAAATGGAACGCCCCCATGTCCACGTGGAAAGAGTATTTTTCCAAATGGATATACACCGCCAAGCCCGAGGCGCTTCTTCTGGCCAGCATTTTCTTCGATTTCCGTTCGGGATACGGAGACGCGGATTTAATCGCCGAGTTGAGAAAGTTCCTTTTTCATTCTCTCAAGGGATGGGCGGGTTTTTTCAGGCACCTGACCGAAAACGCCCTTCATTTCAAACCCCCGCTGGGATTTTTCAGAAATTTTGTGGTGGAATCCAAAGGCGAGCATCGAAACAAGTTCGACATCAAAGGCGCCATGATGCCCATTGTGGATTTTGCCCGGGTGTACGCGCTGAAAAACGGGATTGAGGAGACCAACACCCTGGGGCGTCTGGAGGAGCTGTTTAAAAAAAAGGTCCTGTCCCGGCATGATTACAACGAGATATCCAAGTCATACCGCTTTTTGATGCGGCTTCGTTTTGTCACCCAGATTAAAACCATCATGGACGAGGGAAAAAAACCCCATAATTATATCAACCCCAAAGAGATTTCCCGCATTGAGCAGACCATGCTCAAGGAAATATTCAAGCGCATTGTCCAGTGCCAGTCCACCCTTGGAATGGATTTTATGGGAACCAACATGATATGA
- the dxs gene encoding 1-deoxyxylulose-5-phosphate synthase, thiamine-requiring, FAD-requiring (Evidence 2a : Function from experimental evidences in other organisms; PubMedId : 10648511, 9371765, 9482846; Product type e : enzyme) — protein sequence MSLLKTIHSPKDLKALSEKELPLLAEEIRDVIIHVVSKNGGHLASSLGAVELAIAIHYVFDTPNDRIVWDVGHQTYAHKILTGRKDRFDTIRTFGGLSGFTRMSESPYDAFSTGHSSTSISAGLGMAVADSLNGSDSRTVAVIGDGSMTAGMAYEALNQAGDIHQDKPFTVILNDNEMSIAHNVGALSSILSRAFSKKSLQSLKKNMGDLLKSVPKIGDDIYQMVKRSEDAFKTFVTPGMIFQAFNFDYFGPVKGHNLKRLIEILKNIKDLDRPVLLHVLTKKGKGYPPSEKNPVYYHGVGCFDVETGNSLCPKDEPPSYTDVFGKTLSEMAEKDRRIVALTAAMPEGTGLSEFAETHPDRFFDVGIAEQHCVTFAAGMAARGLKPVVAIYSTFLQRSYDQILHDVCLEGLGVVFALDRGGIVGEDGPTHHGLFDISYLRTLPNMVLMAPKDENELRRMMAAALAHDGPVAIRYPRGPGIGVPLDESPSPVPMGKGEILKEGDDLLILAIGHMVPAAVAAWEVLLKQGVSVTVVNCRFVKPLDSRLIGALAEKIPRVMTVEEHMIHGGFGSAVLEFLAHEGIRPRAFTALGIRDVFVEHGSQSVLRAKYGLDTDGIANAAMRLMKK from the coding sequence TTGAGCCTGCTTAAAACCATCCATTCTCCGAAAGATTTGAAGGCCCTTTCGGAAAAGGAGCTTCCCCTCCTGGCCGAAGAGATTCGCGATGTCATCATCCATGTGGTGTCCAAAAACGGCGGCCACCTGGCCTCCAGCCTGGGCGCCGTGGAGCTTGCCATCGCCATTCATTATGTGTTTGACACCCCGAACGACCGGATTGTCTGGGACGTGGGGCATCAGACCTATGCCCATAAAATTTTGACCGGACGAAAAGACCGATTCGACACCATCCGGACCTTTGGAGGTTTGAGCGGTTTCACCCGGATGAGCGAAAGCCCCTACGACGCCTTTTCCACGGGACACAGCAGCACATCCATATCGGCGGGGTTAGGGATGGCGGTGGCCGACAGCCTGAATGGAAGCGACTCCAGGACGGTGGCGGTGATCGGCGACGGATCCATGACCGCCGGCATGGCCTACGAGGCCCTGAACCAGGCCGGCGACATCCATCAGGACAAACCCTTCACCGTGATTTTAAACGACAATGAGATGTCCATCGCCCACAATGTCGGGGCGCTGTCCTCCATCCTGAGCCGCGCTTTTTCCAAAAAAAGCCTTCAGTCGTTGAAAAAAAACATGGGGGATCTTTTAAAATCCGTTCCCAAAATCGGGGACGATATTTACCAGATGGTCAAAAGAAGCGAGGACGCCTTTAAAACCTTTGTCACGCCGGGCATGATTTTCCAGGCGTTTAATTTTGATTATTTCGGCCCTGTCAAAGGCCACAACCTGAAGCGTCTCATTGAGATTTTAAAAAACATCAAGGACCTGGACCGGCCCGTTCTGCTGCATGTGCTGACCAAAAAAGGAAAAGGGTACCCGCCGTCTGAAAAAAACCCCGTCTATTACCATGGGGTGGGATGCTTTGATGTGGAAACGGGGAACTCATTGTGTCCAAAGGATGAGCCCCCCTCTTACACGGATGTGTTTGGAAAGACCCTTTCGGAAATGGCGGAAAAGGACCGGCGCATTGTGGCCCTCACGGCGGCCATGCCCGAGGGAACCGGTTTGTCCGAATTCGCCGAAACCCATCCGGACCGCTTTTTCGATGTGGGCATCGCCGAGCAGCACTGCGTGACCTTTGCCGCCGGCATGGCCGCCCGGGGCCTTAAGCCGGTGGTGGCCATTTATTCCACCTTTCTCCAGCGTTCCTATGACCAGATTCTTCATGACGTCTGCCTGGAGGGCCTTGGCGTTGTGTTCGCCCTGGACCGGGGGGGAATTGTGGGGGAAGACGGCCCCACCCATCACGGTCTGTTCGATATCTCGTATTTAAGAACCCTTCCGAATATGGTTCTGATGGCGCCCAAGGATGAAAACGAGCTGCGGCGCATGATGGCCGCCGCCCTGGCCCATGACGGCCCCGTCGCCATTCGATACCCCCGGGGGCCCGGGATCGGCGTCCCCCTGGATGAGAGCCCTTCCCCGGTTCCCATGGGAAAAGGGGAAATTCTAAAAGAAGGAGACGACCTTCTGATTCTGGCCATTGGACACATGGTTCCCGCCGCTGTCGCGGCGTGGGAAGTCCTTTTAAAACAGGGGGTTTCCGTGACCGTGGTCAACTGCCGCTTTGTCAAACCCCTGGATTCCCGACTCATCGGGGCCCTGGCCGAAAAAATTCCCCGGGTCATGACCGTGGAAGAACACATGATTCATGGGGGCTTCGGAAGCGCCGTTCTGGAGTTCCTGGCCCATGAGGGAATCCGGCCCCGCGCCTTTACGGCATTAGGCATCCGGGACGTGTTTGTGGAGCACGGCTCCCAATCCGTTTTAAGGGCCAAATACGGGCTTGACACGGACGGGATCGCGAACGCGGCCATGCGTCTGATGAAAAAATGA
- a CDS encoding DNA photolyase translates to MGVIKRARVEESAAVEPETASILSKIGAPHQTIGDAGRFFDELSRFPGDRVLEGKRRLLLSKNKGAFIKECPGTSHYTCCGYQILHIGSYCVMDCAYCILQAYFHPPALTYFVNHRDLFDELDRFFAQKKSRRLGTGEFTDSLIWDKWTNISARLSKAFSSQSHAVLELKTKTASVEGLKDVRHNQKTIMAWSLNAEPVIRSEERGTAPLDARLEAAAKCRSWGYPVAFHFDPMIIYDGWEKDYRDVVKKMFDRVPPDSVVWISVGAFRFMPSLKKIIQTRFPESKIVYGEFVTGMDGKMRYFKPLRMEMYRKMVGWIKERAPGVQVYFCMEDDEVWENALGFVPGERGGLSKMLDDSAVFHCGLD, encoded by the coding sequence GTGGGCGTAATCAAGCGCGCGCGCGTGGAAGAAAGCGCGGCCGTCGAGCCGGAGACGGCGTCGATTCTTTCAAAAATCGGCGCCCCCCATCAAACCATCGGCGACGCGGGGCGGTTTTTTGATGAATTGTCCCGATTCCCGGGGGACCGCGTTCTGGAGGGAAAAAGGCGTCTTCTGCTTTCGAAAAACAAAGGCGCCTTTATCAAAGAATGCCCCGGCACAAGCCATTACACCTGCTGCGGATACCAAATCCTGCACATCGGCTCCTATTGTGTGATGGATTGCGCCTACTGCATCCTTCAGGCCTATTTTCACCCCCCGGCCCTGACTTATTTTGTCAACCATCGCGACCTCTTTGACGAGCTGGACCGTTTTTTCGCCCAAAAAAAAAGCCGCCGCCTGGGAACCGGGGAGTTCACCGACAGCCTGATATGGGACAAATGGACGAATATCTCCGCCCGGCTTTCAAAGGCCTTTTCCAGCCAGTCCCACGCGGTTTTGGAGCTGAAAACCAAGACCGCCTCGGTGGAGGGGCTCAAAGACGTCCGCCACAACCAAAAAACCATCATGGCGTGGTCCTTGAACGCCGAGCCGGTCATCCGGTCCGAGGAAAGGGGGACCGCCCCTTTGGACGCGAGGCTTGAGGCGGCGGCGAAATGCCGCTCCTGGGGATATCCCGTCGCCTTTCATTTTGACCCCATGATCATTTACGACGGATGGGAAAAGGACTACCGGGACGTGGTGAAAAAAATGTTTGACCGCGTTCCGCCGGACAGCGTGGTGTGGATCAGCGTGGGCGCCTTTCGATTCATGCCGTCTTTGAAAAAAATCATTCAAACACGGTTTCCGGAATCCAAAATAGTCTATGGGGAATTTGTGACGGGAATGGACGGCAAGATGCGGTATTTCAAACCGCTCCGGATGGAAATGTATCGAAAGATGGTCGGATGGATCAAAGAAAGGGCCCCCGGCGTTCAGGTGTATTTCTGCATGGAGGACGACGAGGTGTGGGAAAACGCGCTGGGGTTTGTTCCGGGGGAGAGGGGAGGGCTTTCAAAAATGCTGGATGACAGCGCCGTTTTTCACTGCGGGCTGGATTGA
- the xseB gene encoding exonuclease VII small subunit (Evidence 2a : Function from experimental evidences in other organisms; PubMedId : 2089044, 11381137, 6284744, 6350262; Product type e : enzyme), with the protein MAQKTFEKSMERLEQIVAELENGDIPLEKALKKFEEGVKLSKFCSQKLDETEQKVTALLKDEAGGVSEKPFGPGTDRDIFQTPSERHDSQD; encoded by the coding sequence ATGGCCCAGAAAACCTTTGAGAAATCCATGGAGCGGCTGGAGCAAATCGTCGCCGAACTGGAAAATGGGGACATTCCCCTTGAAAAGGCCTTGAAAAAATTTGAGGAAGGCGTCAAACTGTCCAAGTTCTGCTCACAGAAACTGGATGAAACGGAACAAAAAGTGACGGCCCTTTTAAAAGATGAGGCGGGCGGCGTGTCTGAAAAACCCTTTGGCCCGGGGACTGACCGGGACATTTTTCAAACGCCTTCGGAGCGCCATGACTCCCAGGATTGA
- the fusA gene encoding Elongation factor G 1 — MTEKTKELRNIALVGHGGSGKTSLAEAMFYKAGATNRLGRVEDGNTVMDFEPEELKRLSSLSSGFFQYEWKNRSISVIDTPGDQNFFSDTKNCLQAADSVVVVIDAVDGIKVQTEQAWEFADEFGLPRLIFINKLDRERADFTRALNEAVELFKPKPIIVQLPIGAEQDFKGIVDLISMKAYVYDADGNASAGDIPADMMETAETERENFIENVTEADDDLMEKYLEGESLSDEEIHSALKNGILSRVFAPVLCGSATKNIGVDVFADFIAACMPSPIERGGMKGADPDSEDALERSPDPDEPFSAFVFKTVADPYAGRLSIFRVVSGSLNSDGGFYNPNKEARERFNQLLTIAGKEQKPAQGAGPGAIVAVAKLKKTATGDTLCDEGAKIIYQSPEPLPSLISFSLESKASGDEDKIFISLTKLLEEDASLKLTRNSETKEILLSGLGQVHIEATIEKLRRKYNVDVNLNTPKIPYRETIKKKVRVQGKHKKQSGGHGQYGDCWIQMEPMARGKGFEFVDAIVGGAIPRTYIPAVEKGILEASSKGVLAGFKCIDFKVTLDDGTFHAVDSSEMAFKIAGSLAFKKAALDASPVLLEPIMKVAITTPDEFMGDIMGDLNSRRGRVLGMDTKGKKQVINAHVPMSEFLTYAPDLNSMTGGRGSFTMEFARYDETPAQIAEKIVEEIQKEKESS; from the coding sequence ATGACTGAAAAAACTAAAGAATTAAGAAACATTGCTCTGGTTGGACATGGGGGATCGGGAAAAACATCATTGGCTGAGGCCATGTTCTACAAGGCCGGGGCCACCAATCGGCTGGGACGCGTTGAGGATGGCAACACCGTGATGGATTTTGAGCCGGAGGAGCTGAAACGGCTTTCCAGTTTGAGCAGCGGATTTTTTCAATATGAATGGAAAAACCGCTCCATCAGCGTCATCGACACCCCGGGAGACCAGAATTTTTTTTCAGACACCAAAAATTGCCTCCAGGCGGCCGACAGCGTCGTGGTGGTCATCGACGCGGTTGATGGAATCAAGGTGCAGACGGAGCAGGCATGGGAATTCGCCGACGAATTCGGGCTGCCGCGCCTGATCTTCATCAACAAGCTTGACCGGGAGCGGGCCGATTTCACGCGCGCGCTTAATGAGGCGGTGGAATTATTCAAGCCCAAACCCATCATCGTCCAGCTTCCCATCGGCGCCGAGCAGGATTTCAAGGGCATTGTGGATCTTATCTCCATGAAGGCCTATGTGTATGACGCCGATGGAAACGCCTCCGCCGGCGACATCCCCGCCGACATGATGGAAACGGCGGAAACAGAGCGGGAAAATTTCATTGAGAACGTCACCGAGGCCGACGATGATTTGATGGAAAAATATCTCGAGGGCGAGTCTCTTTCCGATGAGGAGATTCACTCGGCCCTGAAAAACGGCATTTTGTCCCGGGTTTTCGCCCCTGTGCTGTGCGGCTCGGCCACGAAAAACATCGGCGTGGATGTGTTCGCCGATTTCATCGCGGCCTGCATGCCCTCCCCCATCGAAAGAGGGGGCATGAAGGGCGCCGATCCGGATTCCGAAGACGCGCTTGAGCGAAGCCCGGACCCCGACGAGCCGTTTTCGGCCTTTGTGTTCAAAACAGTGGCCGACCCTTACGCGGGGCGTCTGTCCATATTCAGGGTCGTTTCCGGAAGCTTAAACAGCGACGGCGGTTTTTACAACCCAAACAAGGAAGCCAGGGAGCGTTTCAACCAGCTTCTGACCATCGCAGGAAAAGAGCAGAAGCCCGCCCAGGGCGCCGGGCCGGGGGCCATTGTGGCGGTGGCGAAACTGAAAAAAACCGCCACCGGGGACACCCTGTGCGATGAGGGCGCCAAAATCATTTACCAAAGCCCCGAGCCTCTTCCGAGTCTCATTTCCTTCTCCCTGGAGTCCAAGGCTTCGGGGGACGAGGACAAGATTTTTATCTCCCTCACCAAGCTTCTGGAAGAGGACGCCTCTTTGAAACTCACCCGGAACTCCGAAACCAAGGAAATCCTTCTTTCCGGGCTGGGGCAGGTTCACATTGAGGCCACCATTGAAAAGCTGAGACGAAAATACAATGTGGATGTGAATCTCAACACCCCGAAGATTCCCTACCGGGAAACCATTAAGAAAAAGGTCCGGGTCCAGGGAAAACATAAAAAACAGTCCGGCGGACATGGACAGTATGGGGACTGCTGGATCCAGATGGAACCCATGGCCCGGGGAAAAGGGTTTGAATTCGTGGACGCCATTGTGGGCGGCGCCATACCCCGGACCTATATACCGGCCGTGGAAAAAGGCATCCTGGAAGCGTCAAGCAAGGGCGTGCTGGCGGGTTTCAAATGCATCGACTTCAAAGTCACCCTGGACGACGGCACCTTTCACGCGGTGGACTCATCTGAAATGGCTTTTAAAATCGCAGGGTCCCTGGCCTTTAAAAAGGCGGCCCTGGATGCCTCGCCGGTTCTTCTGGAGCCCATCATGAAAGTGGCCATCACCACCCCGGATGAGTTCATGGGCGACATCATGGGAGATCTCAACAGCCGGCGGGGCCGGGTGCTGGGAATGGACACCAAGGGAAAAAAACAGGTGATCAACGCCCATGTGCCCATGTCGGAGTTTCTCACATACGCGCCGGACCTCAACTCCATGACAGGCGGACGGGGCTCGTTCACCATGGAATTCGCCCGTTATGACGAAACCCCGGCCCAGATCGCTGAAAAAATCGTGGAAGAGATTCAAAAGGAAAAAGAATCGTCATAA
- the xseA gene encoding Exodeoxyribonuclease 7 large subunit, producing MSSATSTPAGILTVSQLTSGIKGILEREFDVVWVTGEISNFARPPSGHFYFTLKDSAARIGAVMFKGRGRGLKFMPEDGMSVVGMGRVSVYEPRGVYQIIFEYLEPEGFGALQKAFEQLKEKLFKEGLFDEARKKNLPFLPRKVSVITSPSGAVVHDILKVAFRRFPNLHVEIVPVRVQGHGAAGDMVSAISMVNQRGDSDVIIIARGGGSLEDLFPFNSEELARAIHASDIPVASAVGHETDFTIADMAADLRAPTPSAAAEMIVPVKDHLKQALDQSYFDLKSVMLDRLDRDARRLGELGKRLSSPEKKVQDRRLRTDETTRRLIRGARLSIHGKKERFLFLKKILYAKNPLGYVEKLRLEIERLTAGLSHAFETIQARKKSGFGEMSARLGALDPLGILRRGYSIARTVPDGEIIKDPSRTAPGRDIEVIVEKGVLVSRVLKTSKSERID from the coding sequence ATGAGTTCCGCGACATCGACGCCGGCCGGGATTTTAACGGTTTCCCAGCTCACCTCCGGGATCAAGGGAATTTTGGAGCGGGAGTTTGACGTGGTCTGGGTGACCGGCGAAATCTCCAATTTCGCCCGGCCGCCCTCAGGGCATTTTTATTTCACCCTGAAAGACTCCGCCGCCCGCATCGGCGCCGTGATGTTCAAAGGCCGGGGCCGGGGCCTGAAATTCATGCCGGAAGACGGCATGAGCGTGGTGGGCATGGGGCGAGTCAGCGTGTATGAGCCCCGCGGCGTTTACCAGATCATTTTTGAATACCTGGAGCCCGAGGGTTTCGGGGCCTTGCAGAAAGCCTTTGAGCAGCTTAAGGAAAAATTGTTCAAAGAGGGCCTGTTTGACGAAGCGCGCAAAAAAAACCTTCCCTTCCTGCCCCGCAAAGTCAGCGTCATCACCTCGCCTTCCGGCGCCGTGGTCCATGATATTTTGAAAGTCGCATTCAGGCGCTTTCCCAATCTCCACGTGGAAATCGTCCCGGTCCGGGTCCAGGGCCACGGGGCCGCGGGGGATATGGTCTCGGCCATTTCCATGGTCAATCAAAGGGGGGATTCGGATGTCATCATCATCGCCCGGGGGGGCGGCTCTTTGGAGGATCTGTTTCCCTTCAATTCCGAGGAGCTGGCCCGGGCCATTCACGCCTCTGACATTCCGGTGGCGTCCGCCGTCGGGCATGAGACCGATTTCACCATCGCGGATATGGCCGCCGATCTGAGGGCCCCCACCCCGTCGGCCGCCGCCGAGATGATCGTCCCGGTCAAAGACCATTTAAAACAGGCGCTGGATCAATCTTATTTTGATTTGAAATCCGTCATGCTCGACCGGCTCGACCGGGACGCCCGGCGATTGGGGGAGCTGGGCAAACGGCTGTCAAGCCCTGAAAAAAAGGTTCAGGACCGGCGTTTGAGAACAGACGAGACGACCCGGCGTCTGATCCGGGGCGCCCGGCTGTCGATCCATGGAAAAAAAGAGCGTTTTTTATTTTTGAAAAAAATTTTATACGCAAAAAATCCATTGGGTTATGTGGAAAAACTTCGACTCGAAATTGAGCGATTGACAGCCGGCCTCTCCCACGCTTTTGAAACCATCCAGGCGCGAAAAAAATCCGGTTTCGGGGAAATGTCGGCCCGGCTGGGGGCGCTGGACCCTTTGGGGATTTTGCGGCGGGGATACAGCATCGCGCGAACCGTCCCCGATGGGGAGATTATCAAAGACCCGTCCCGGACGGCGCCCGGCCGGGACATTGAGGTGATTGTGGAAAAAGGCGTTCTTGTGTCCCGGGTTCTCAAAACCTCAAAATCAGAAAGGATCGATTGA